The Staphylococcus sp. KG4-3 genome has a window encoding:
- a CDS encoding biotin--[acetyl-CoA-carboxylase] ligase, whose amino-acid sequence MSKYSKDVIHMLYQYQPEYISGQFIAEQLSISRTAVKKVIDQLKLEGCQIESINHKGHRLIQLPDKWYSGIVIPSIKTQQLFKHIEVFENIDSTQLLAKQKLVGNTDTFLILSDEQTKGKGRFNRPWLSTRGKGLWMSVVLRPNVPFDMITKFNLFMALGIRDAIQAFSKTPVSVKWPNDIYINSKKVCGFLTEMVANSDGIEAVICGIGINMNQTQTDFDGELSQKATSMRIQGNEKVNRYEFLKLLIQQIEYRYAQFLKEPFSTIRQEYIEVSNIWNKRLKFTENGNQFQGEAIDIDKNGYLIVNDEDNQKHQLMSADIEI is encoded by the coding sequence ATGTCTAAATATAGTAAAGATGTGATACACATGTTGTATCAATATCAACCTGAATATATTTCAGGTCAATTTATTGCTGAACAGTTATCTATTTCCAGAACTGCAGTTAAAAAAGTTATAGATCAACTAAAATTAGAAGGTTGTCAAATTGAATCAATAAATCATAAAGGTCATCGGTTAATACAACTTCCTGATAAATGGTATAGTGGAATTGTCATACCTAGTATAAAAACACAGCAACTATTTAAGCATATTGAAGTGTTCGAAAATATAGATTCCACACAGTTACTAGCAAAACAAAAATTAGTAGGTAATACTGATACTTTTTTAATACTTAGTGACGAACAGACAAAAGGCAAAGGTCGCTTCAATCGACCATGGTTATCTACACGGGGGAAAGGTTTGTGGATGTCGGTTGTATTACGCCCTAATGTCCCGTTCGATATGATTACAAAATTCAATTTATTTATGGCATTAGGGATTCGTGATGCTATACAAGCTTTCAGCAAAACTCCAGTTTCTGTTAAATGGCCAAATGATATTTATATTAATAGTAAAAAAGTATGTGGTTTTTTAACAGAAATGGTGGCGAACAGTGATGGTATAGAAGCGGTTATTTGTGGTATTGGTATTAATATGAACCAAACACAAACAGATTTCGACGGTGAACTTTCACAAAAAGCAACAAGTATGCGTATACAAGGAAATGAAAAAGTAAATCGCTACGAATTTTTAAAATTACTTATACAACAAATAGAATATCGTTACGCACAATTTTTAAAAGAACCATTTTCCACAATTCGTCAAGAATATATAGAGGTCTCAAATATTTGGAACAAGCGATTAAAATTTACTGAAAACGGTAATCAGTTCCAAGGCGAAGCAATAGACATTGACAAAAACGGCTATTTAATTGTTAATGATGAAGATAATCAAAAACATCAATTAATGAGTGCAGATATCGAAATATAA
- a CDS encoding CCA tRNA nucleotidyltransferase, which translates to MTNNLFEKAKPILERLQSHDFQAYFVGGSVRDYIMNKSIHDIDITTSATPDEIESVFEKTIPIGREHGTINVVYQGEQYEVTTFRAEGEYIDHRRPNEVYFVRNLFEDVRRRDFTMNAIAMDMQYQIHDYFNGQQDIVDKIIRTVGNPSERFNEDALRIIRGLRFQSQLDFELDPDTFKAMEQLISDISHLSIERIVVELKKLMLGIAIKQTFNNLKQFKAFSYMPFFKYFDLSKVIIEQPMPLTVFIALLKVQQPDITSNISDLKMSNQEKKYINKIIQIIETIPKVQTKRQLKLFVYDYGKEDILEVLSYADTFKENQIVTNSPFIINSRAIIEMARVLPIHSRKEMDINGKDILTLVDKPSGPWLKSTLREIECAIITGEVNNIKPELIKWVKTHV; encoded by the coding sequence ATGACTAATAATTTATTTGAAAAAGCTAAACCTATTTTAGAAAGACTACAATCACACGACTTTCAAGCTTACTTTGTAGGTGGTTCTGTTAGAGACTACATCATGAATAAGTCAATTCACGACATTGATATCACAACAAGTGCCACTCCGGACGAAATCGAGTCGGTATTTGAAAAAACCATCCCAATAGGCAGGGAACATGGCACTATTAATGTTGTTTACCAAGGCGAACAATATGAAGTGACAACTTTTCGCGCTGAAGGTGAATACATCGATCACCGTCGACCTAATGAAGTTTATTTTGTAAGAAATCTATTTGAAGATGTGAGACGCAGAGATTTCACAATGAATGCGATTGCTATGGACATGCAATATCAGATCCATGATTATTTTAATGGGCAACAAGACATTGTTGATAAAATAATCAGAACAGTGGGTAATCCGTCAGAGCGCTTTAATGAAGATGCATTACGTATCATTAGAGGGTTACGCTTTCAGTCTCAATTAGATTTTGAATTAGATCCTGATACCTTTAAAGCTATGGAGCAACTTATTTCAGATATTAGTCATTTATCAATTGAACGAATTGTTGTTGAGCTTAAGAAGTTAATGCTTGGCATCGCAATTAAGCAAACTTTTAATAATCTAAAGCAATTTAAAGCATTTTCTTATATGCCTTTCTTTAAATATTTTGATTTATCGAAAGTTATCATAGAACAACCGATGCCTCTTACAGTATTTATTGCATTATTAAAAGTCCAACAACCTGACATAACTTCAAATATTTCAGATTTAAAAATGAGTAACCAAGAGAAAAAATATATAAATAAAATCATTCAGATAATAGAAACTATTCCTAAAGTACAAACAAAAAGGCAACTTAAATTATTTGTTTATGATTATGGTAAAGAAGATATATTAGAAGTATTGAGTTATGCAGATACTTTTAAAGAGAATCAAATAGTAACAAACTCTCCATTTATCATAAATAGCAGAGCAATTATAGAAATGGCGCGAGTATTGCCAATACACTCGAGAAAAGAAATGGATATCAACGGCAAAGATATTTTAACATTAGTTGATAAACCCAGTGGACCATGGCTCAAATCAACATTACGAGAAATTGAGTGTGCTATTATAACAGGTGAAGTGAACAACATTAAACCTGAACTAATAAAGTGGGTGAAAACACATGTCTAA
- the bshA gene encoding N-acetyl-alpha-D-glucosaminyl L-malate synthase BshA, translating to MKIGITCYPSMGGSGIIATELGIKLAERGHDIHFITSNIPFRIRKPLPNITFHQVEVNQYAVFQYPPYDITLSTKIAEVINEYDLDLLHMHYAVPHAVCGILAKHMSNKDIKIMTTLHGTDITVLGYDHSLKNAIKFGIEGSDIVTSVSQSLAEQTYDIIETDKRIVPIYNFVREKEFPVKPDQATQDDERLKTCYGIKPGEKVLIHVSNFRAVKRIDTIIDTFAKVHQAIPSKLILLGDGPELMDMKQKARDLGIEDAVLFLGKQNWVSEFYQISDLVLLLSEKESFGLTLLEAMKSGVVPIGSTAGGIKEVIKHDETGFIVDVGDSKLASEYAIKLLTDTKLYKNIQENMLQDVSARFSSDLIADQYEYYYKKMLEGNND from the coding sequence ATGAAAATAGGCATCACTTGTTATCCATCTATGGGTGGTTCAGGCATTATAGCTACAGAGTTAGGCATAAAACTTGCTGAACGTGGACATGATATTCATTTCATCACTTCTAATATTCCTTTTAGAATACGTAAACCATTACCAAATATTACATTTCACCAAGTAGAAGTGAATCAATATGCAGTTTTTCAATACCCACCCTATGACATTACATTAAGTACAAAAATAGCAGAAGTTATTAATGAATATGATTTAGATTTATTACATATGCATTATGCTGTTCCTCACGCAGTATGTGGTATTTTAGCAAAACATATGTCTAATAAAGATATAAAAATTATGACTACACTTCATGGTACAGATATCACCGTTTTAGGTTATGATCATTCATTAAAAAATGCTATTAAATTTGGTATAGAAGGTAGTGATATCGTTACAAGCGTGAGTCAATCACTTGCAGAGCAAACATACGATATCATTGAAACAGATAAACGTATTGTGCCTATATATAATTTCGTTAGAGAGAAAGAATTTCCTGTTAAACCAGATCAAGCCACTCAGGACGATGAACGTTTGAAAACTTGTTACGGTATAAAACCGGGTGAAAAGGTATTAATACATGTATCTAACTTTAGAGCAGTTAAACGAATTGATACAATAATAGATACCTTTGCAAAAGTTCATCAAGCGATACCTTCAAAGTTAATATTATTAGGTGATGGTCCAGAATTGATGGATATGAAGCAGAAAGCACGTGATTTAGGCATTGAAGATGCAGTTTTATTTTTAGGTAAACAAAATTGGGTAAGCGAGTTCTATCAAATATCAGACTTGGTATTACTTTTAAGCGAAAAGGAAAGTTTCGGTCTGACTTTATTAGAAGCGATGAAATCTGGCGTCGTACCTATTGGTTCTACAGCAGGAGGTATAAAGGAAGTCATTAAACACGATGAAACTGGCTTTATAGTAGATGTAGGAGATAGTAAACTAGCGAGTGAATATGCAATTAAATTATTAACTGATACAAAACTTTATAAAAACATCCAAGAAAATATGTTACAAGATGTATCGGCTCGTTTCTCCTCTGATTTAATTGCTGATCAATATGAATATTACTACAAAAAAATGTTAGAGGGTAACAATGACTAA
- a CDS encoding nucleotide pyrophosphohydrolase: MKSMKDMQTEVDDYIGQFKTGYFSPLANLARLTEEVGELSREINHYYGEKKKKSSEAENTIKAELGDNLFVLMCIANSLDIDLTESFDETMEKFNTRDKNRFERK, encoded by the coding sequence ATGAAATCTATGAAAGATATGCAAACAGAAGTTGATGACTACATTGGTCAATTCAAAACTGGATACTTTTCTCCTTTGGCAAACCTTGCACGTCTAACTGAAGAAGTAGGTGAATTGTCGAGAGAAATTAACCATTATTATGGTGAGAAAAAGAAAAAATCTTCAGAAGCCGAAAATACAATTAAAGCAGAACTCGGTGACAATTTATTCGTATTAATGTGTATTGCGAATTCTTTAGATATAGATTTAACTGAAAGTTTTGATGAAACAATGGAAAAATTTAATACTCGAGATAAAAATAGATTTGAACGTAAATAA
- a CDS encoding zinc metallopeptidase, with product MSFIYMIIYFVILMVLPLWAQHKVKSNYEKYSQVRSTSGKTGQEVALEILHANGIYDVDVVEGKGFLTDHYDPRKKVLVLSPANFSRPSVAGTAIAAHEVGHAIQHAQGYFFLRFRTSLVPLANLGSSIGYLAVFAGIILTSLQSTLGSTALWIGIAFMSFAVLFSIVTLPVEFNASSRAMKQIQSLNIVNEKEYRHAKKVLTAAAMTYVASTAVALAELARFILIARSSE from the coding sequence TTGTCTTTTATCTATATGATTATATACTTTGTTATTTTAATGGTGTTGCCTCTATGGGCACAGCATAAAGTTAAATCTAATTACGAAAAATATTCACAAGTTAGATCAACAAGTGGAAAGACTGGTCAAGAAGTTGCTTTAGAAATTTTACATGCAAATGGTATCTATGATGTTGACGTGGTTGAAGGTAAAGGTTTCTTAACTGACCACTACGATCCGAGAAAAAAGGTGCTTGTACTATCACCAGCCAACTTTAGTAGACCTTCTGTTGCTGGTACAGCTATTGCTGCTCACGAAGTTGGCCATGCAATTCAACATGCGCAAGGTTATTTCTTCCTAAGATTTAGAACATCGTTAGTACCACTGGCTAACCTTGGTAGCTCAATTGGTTATTTAGCCGTTTTTGCAGGTATTATTTTAACGAGTTTACAAAGTACTTTAGGTTCAACTGCGCTATGGATTGGAATTGCATTTATGTCATTTGCTGTCCTTTTCTCTATCGTTACACTGCCGGTTGAATTCAATGCAAGTAGTAGAGCTATGAAGCAAATTCAAAGCTTAAACATTGTTAACGAAAAGGAATATCGTCATGCTAAAAAAGTATTGACAGCTGCAGCAATGACTTATGTTGCATCAACTGCAGTAGCTTTAGCGGAACTTGCAAGATTTATCCTTATCGCTAGATCTAGTGAATAA
- a CDS encoding DUF1405 domain-containing protein produces the protein MNIKSLWELMLYHKGILYFLLLCNLLGTIYGYIWYGEQLSMTETQFKIFVPDSPTASLFLCFVIITFILGKNIPVFEALAFVSLIKYGVWAVIMNIIMFIQYDTVTITGCMLILSHGIMAIEAFIFYPRFKISIIGFVIAMIWVFHNDIIDYVFMQYPYYDFIASHLEGVAYLAFWLSVIPLILYLYLTRFKKDKIFDHH, from the coding sequence ATGAATATAAAATCACTTTGGGAATTAATGTTGTATCACAAAGGCATACTTTACTTTTTACTTTTGTGTAATTTGTTAGGTACAATCTATGGTTACATATGGTACGGTGAGCAATTAAGTATGACTGAAACTCAATTTAAAATATTTGTACCAGATAGTCCAACCGCTTCACTGTTTTTATGTTTCGTAATTATTACATTCATATTAGGTAAGAATATCCCAGTATTTGAAGCCCTTGCTTTCGTCTCACTTATTAAATACGGAGTTTGGGCAGTTATAATGAATATAATCATGTTTATTCAATATGACACGGTTACAATCACAGGATGTATGCTCATACTCTCACATGGCATTATGGCGATCGAAGCATTTATATTTTATCCGAGATTCAAAATTTCAATTATTGGTTTTGTAATTGCTATGATATGGGTGTTTCATAATGACATTATAGATTATGTATTTATGCAATATCCTTATTATGATTTTATTGCAAGTCATTTAGAAGGTGTTGCCTACCTCGCATTTTGGTTAAGCGTAATTCCATTAATACTTTATTTATATTTAACTCGATTTAAAAAAGATAAAATATTTGACCACCATTGA
- a CDS encoding YpiB family protein, producing the protein MFDTLQQSKATFIEYLLFQYEFKSRISVWVLNLLKSSPELLQNVHFVDERIDNHNTLEISMLHTEQYGIKFNYKDQHMINSNEIFEHIALNQLSFDIKLNFNVEQDREARLDDLLIKQLLHSPYYALYIQDIYRIPLSKQNESSIITHLQDNIDLSLQLHDSDLFYQLSQILNTFKLRNVNITTKD; encoded by the coding sequence ATGTTCGATACCCTACAACAATCAAAAGCAACTTTCATAGAGTATTTACTCTTTCAATATGAATTCAAGTCTAGGATTAGTGTATGGGTATTGAACTTACTCAAATCTTCGCCAGAATTACTACAAAACGTACATTTCGTAGATGAACGTATCGACAATCATAATACGCTTGAAATTTCTATGTTACACACTGAGCAATATGGTATTAAATTTAATTATAAAGACCAACATATGATTAATAGTAATGAGATTTTCGAGCACATCGCTCTCAATCAATTATCTTTTGATATTAAGCTGAATTTTAATGTTGAACAAGATAGGGAAGCGAGATTAGATGACTTACTCATTAAACAATTATTACATTCACCATATTATGCGTTATATATTCAAGACATCTATCGAATTCCGCTTTCAAAACAAAATGAATCTTCTATCATCACACATTTGCAAGATAATATTGATTTAAGCTTACAATTACATGATAGCGATTTGTTTTATCAATTATCACAAATCCTTAATACTTTTAAATTAAGAAATGTAAATATAACAACGAAGGATTGA
- a CDS encoding lipopolysaccharide assembly protein LapB — translation MEDIYKLIDDINLQKLENLDTRVNDALSSPKDDALFILGETLYNYGLMPQGLEVFRTLYHKYPDESELLIYFIEGLMAENHTDEALEYLSEVEISTERLMLEADLYQQLNMLEVAISKLDEAIDIEPNDPIIHYALAEILYFDGQYLRATSEYETVLETGEYEVNGVNLFSRLADCSLQSGNYSDAIKMFDEINEDEMDSEDYFKKAIAYEKNDLSQEAIKLVQTLLSKDPDFLQAYFYLQQLYENEHNHADAIEIGKEGLRLTQFYKELMVSTGSIQIEHGDANEGVQLLIQALEVDNAYQEPLLILSDLYRQEEDYESLIGLLKYVDEEDLDPVFMWHLAYALGQEERDKEAQHFFELAYDTLQTQSAFLSDYYFYVIEIGQIELAKKLLDQLVELEPSNETWHDEAERLTSF, via the coding sequence ATGGAAGATATCTATAAATTAATAGATGATATCAACTTACAAAAATTAGAAAACCTAGACACACGTGTTAATGATGCATTAAGTTCCCCTAAGGACGATGCTTTATTTATTCTAGGTGAAACATTATATAATTATGGATTGATGCCACAAGGTTTAGAAGTATTCCGTACGCTTTACCATAAATATCCTGATGAAAGTGAATTATTAATATACTTTATTGAAGGATTAATGGCTGAAAACCACACTGATGAAGCGTTAGAATATTTAAGTGAAGTTGAAATATCAACAGAACGGTTAATGTTAGAGGCAGATTTATATCAACAATTAAATATGCTTGAAGTTGCAATTAGTAAACTTGATGAAGCGATTGATATTGAGCCAAATGATCCAATCATACATTACGCACTTGCTGAGATATTATACTTTGATGGTCAATATTTACGAGCAACTTCAGAATATGAAACCGTGCTTGAAACGGGAGAATATGAAGTAAACGGTGTAAATCTATTTTCACGTTTAGCTGATTGTAGCTTGCAAAGCGGTAACTACAGTGATGCAATTAAAATGTTTGATGAAATCAATGAAGATGAAATGGATTCAGAAGATTATTTCAAAAAAGCCATCGCTTATGAAAAAAATGATCTATCACAAGAAGCTATTAAATTAGTTCAAACGCTATTATCTAAAGACCCTGACTTTCTACAAGCATATTTCTATTTACAACAGTTATATGAAAACGAACATAATCACGCCGACGCAATCGAAATCGGTAAAGAAGGATTAAGATTAACGCAATTCTATAAAGAATTGATGGTATCCACTGGTAGCATCCAAATAGAACACGGAGACGCTAATGAAGGCGTTCAATTATTAATTCAAGCACTTGAAGTTGATAACGCGTACCAAGAACCATTATTGATATTAAGTGATCTATATAGACAAGAAGAAGATTATGAGTCACTTATTGGATTATTGAAATATGTAGATGAAGAAGACTTAGATCCAGTATTTATGTGGCACCTCGCTTATGCATTGGGACAAGAAGAACGCGATAAAGAAGCACAGCATTTCTTTGAATTAGCATACGACACATTACAAACACAATCTGCATTTTTAAGTGACTATTATTTTTATGTAATAGAAATTGGTCAAATTGAATTAGCGAAAAAGCTATTAGACCAATTAGTTGAATTAGAACCATCTAATGAGACATGGCATGATGAAGCGGAAAGACTGACGTCTTTCTAG